DNA from Micromonospora nigra:
ACGCCGAGCAGCGGGGACAGCGCCTTCGCGGTGGCCGCGATGTCCTCCACCTGGGTCGGGTCGGCGTAGACGTAGCGGGCCTCGACGCTGTGTGCCAGCGGAGCGCCGTCCCGGTCGTAGATCGCCCCGCGCGGGGCGAGCAGTTGCACCGTCCGGGTGCGGTCGGAGAGCCCACCGTCGGCGTACGCCGGGGTCTCCACGGTCTGCAGGTGCACCAGCCGGATGCCGACGGCGGCGAACAGGGCCAGGGTGAGCGCCGTGCCGAGACGCAGCCGGCGACCCGGATCGGCGAGCTTCGGCGGGCGTGGCGGTTTCCGGGACGGGCGGCGCGCGGCGGCCGGGCGGCGGCCCGGAGCCGGGGTGGTACGCCGACGCGGCGCGGGCGGCGGCCCGTCGTCGGTGGAACCCGGACCCCGCGGCGTGACCGTACGCACGACGGCGGTGGTCTCCCGCCGCCCGGAGCGGGCGGCGGCGCGGCCCCCGTCGAGCACCTGGAGGGCGGGGCGGAACGGATCGGCGGAACGGGTGCTGCCGCGCGGGGTGCGTCGCTGTTCGGCGCGGCCCGGACGGTCCTGTTGTTCGGCCCGGCCGGTGCCGGCCTGGCCGGCGCTCTCCTCACGGATCGTGCGGCCCCGGGGGGTGTACGCGCGGGCGCCGGAGATCCCACCGGCCGCCTCGCCACCGCGTGCCCCCGCGGCCCGGCCGCCCGTGGCACGCGACGAGCCGCGCCGGGAGCCTGTGGCGTCCCGGCGCGGTTCCTCGGATCTCGGTGGCACGGCCTACCCCTCCGCGCCCTGCTGGCTGGTGACCGACGGCTGCCCGTCGGCCGGCTGCGGCACGCCGATGACCTTGCCGTCGGGCAGCCGGATGTACGCCGGCTCCCCGGACTCGACCAGGCCCAGCCTGCGGGCCTCGGCGGCCAGGTTGCCCGGTGCCTCCGCCTCGGCGATCTGCTTCTTCAGCTGCTGCTGCTCGACGTCGAGCCTGGCCTGCTGCTGCTGGAGCTTCTCCAACCGGAAGGCGTTCTCGTTGATCTTCGTGTTGACCGCGAGGATGCCCAGCACCCCGCCGACGACCAGCACCACGACGAGCGCCGCGAACGGTGCCCGGGGTGCCTTCACCGGCGGCGGCGGCGCGACCCGCAGACGCGGCGGGTTCGCCTGCTCGGCGGCGCCGGCCTTCTCGACCGGACGCAGCGCGGCGCTGCCCTGGGTGAGGTACTCGTGCGCCCCCCGGGCACGAGTCTCCTCCAGCCGGTTCATCCGGTCCGCGTGCGGTGTGCCGCCCCCGGCCCGCGTGGTCCGCTGCGCCGCGGTCCGGCCCCCCGACCGCGGTGCGCGCGGCACGCCGGCGAACTCCCGGCGCTCACGCTTGTTGACGTCCATATCCCTCCCCCTCTTCGTCCGTCCCTGTCCCGTCCCTCGGCATCCGCCGTGACCCCCGTGCGGGTGTCACGGCCGATCCCGCCCCCGGTTCCTGCGTCGTCGTGGCCCTGCGGCGGTACCGTTCGCGGTCGGCCCGCCCCTGCTGCCGTTCCTCCGGGTCGAGGCGCTCCGCGGCCCGCAACCGCACGGAGGCGGCCCGCGGGTTCGCGGCGACCTCCGCCTCCCCGGCCAGCTCCGCGCCCCGGCTCAGCAGCCGGAACGTCGGACCCGAGCCGGGCAGCTCGACCGGGAGGTCGACCGGGCCCTTGCTGCGGACCCGGTCGGCGAGCGCCTGCTTGGTGAGCCGGTCCTCCAGCGAGTGGTAGGACAGGACCACCAGGCGACCGCCCACCGTGAGCGCGTCGAGGGCAGCCGGCAGTGCCGTCTCCAGCACCGCCAGTTCCCTGTTTACCTCGATCCGTAAAGCCTGAAACGTTCTCTTTGCCGGGTGACCGCCCGTTCGTCGGGCCGGTGCCGGAATAGCCTCCCGGACCAGCTCGGCCAGTCGCGCCGACGAGGTGATCCGGACCCGTTCCCGGTCCCGGATGATCGCCGAGGCGATCCGCCCGGCGAACTTCTCCTCGCCGTACACCCGCAGCACCCGGGCCAGCTCCGGGTGGCCGTAGGTGTTGACCACCTCCTCGGCGGTCACCCCCCGGGTCTGGTCCATCCGCATGTCCAGCGGGGCGTCCTGCGCGTACGCGAACCCGCGATCGGGCGCGTCGAGCTGCAACGAGGAGACCCCCAGGTCGAACAGGATCCCGTCGATGCCGGGGTAACCCAGCCGGGCGAGCACATCCGGCAACTCGTCGTAGACGGCGTGCTCCAGGTGGACCCGGTCGGCGAAGCGGGCCAGCCGGACCCGCGCGTGCGCGAGGGCCTCGGTGTCCCGATCCAGGCCGATCAACAGGGTGCTCGGGTGCCGTTCCAGCACCGCCTCGGCGTGCCCGGCCAACCCCAGCGTCGCGTCGACGTGGACTGTCCGGTCACCCCTGCCCAGCGCGGGGGCGAGCAGCTCGAGACACCGCTCGAGCAGCACCGGCACGTGCGTGCCGCGAAGCTCCCCCATGTCGACCCCCACTGGTTGCGCCTGTTCTTCTCGTTCCGCGTTCTGTTCGTCGGACGACGCCGTGCCGCCGTACCGCCAGATCCCCATCCGCTCCCGCCCGCCCGCCGGGCCACGGCCCACCGTGACGGATCGTGCGCCTGGCACCGGGGAAGGGATGCCAGGAACTCGAAAGCGGCTGGAGATCTCGCAGTACGCCGGACGTCGTCACGCCCTACAGACCGCCGGGCAACACCCCCTCGGAGATGTCGGCGAAGTCGTCTTCGCTCTCCGCGAGGTAGTTGTCCCAGGCCGCCCTGTCCCAGATCTCCACCCGGGTGCTCGCCCCGATGACCACCAGCTCCCGCTCGAGGGCCGCGTACGTGCGCAGGTGTGCCGGGATAGTCACCCGGCCCTGCTTGTCGGGCACCTCGTCGTGGGCGCTGGCGAAGAAGACCCGGCTGTAGGCCCGGGCCGCCTTGTGCGTCATCGGCTGCGCGCGCAACTGCTCCGCGATCCGTTGGAACTCGGGCGTCGGGAAGACGTACAGGCAGCGCTCCTGCCCTTTGGTGATCACGACACCCCCCGCCAACTCGTCCCGGAACTTCGCCGGAAGGATCAACCGGCCCTTGTCGTCCAGGCGTGGGGTGTGGGTGCCGAGGAACATCGGCCCAACCCCCTCGCCCTTGTAGCGGCGTTCGCGCGCCGCTGACCCCCCGGGCCGGTGGGCCCTCCCGGCCTCACCAATGCGCCCCACTCTACTCCACTTCCCTCCACCCGCAACCAGATTCGGCCCCACGGCGCGCCGTCTCGGCGCGCAAAACCGCACGTCAACACGGGTGGAGCGGAGTGGAGGGCCCCGGCGCCCCCGCCGGGTCCGCTTTCCGACATCGATCGACCCACGCCGTCCCGGGTCATCGTGCGGCAGGCCCGGACGGGCCCGTCGGCGGCGCGTCGGCGGGCGCGTCGGCGGGGCGTCGCAGCATGCGGCATGCTGCGCTATCCAGAGCTGAAGATGCGCCGACTTGCCGCAAGACCCGCCCACCCCCGCACCGGCCACGTCCGCCCGGGCGGACCGCACAGCCACGTCGGCCCGAGCGGACCGCACGGCCACGTCCGCCCCGGCGGACCGCACAGCCACGTCCGCCCGAGCGGACCGCACAGCCATGTCCGCCCCGGCGGACGGAACGCCCTCGGCCCCGGCGGACGGAACGCCCTCGGCCCCGGTCTGGCGGGTGCCGGGGTCCGGTAACCTCGCTCGGGTGACGGACGCGAAGATGCCCCTGCGGGCGAAGGTGGCCAGCTCCGTGTCGCGGACCGCGGCGGCGCTGTCGCGGGCCGCCGGCCGTGGCGACGGCTCGGTGATCGGTGGTTGGATCGGCCTGAAGATCGATCCGGACCTGCTGGCCCATCTGGCTGCCGGTCGGGCCATCGCGCTGATCTCCGGCACCAACGGCAAGACCACGACCACCCGGCTCGCCGCCGCCGCCGTGGGGGTGCTCGGCCGGGTCGCCACCAACTCCTTCGGCGCCAACATGCCCACCGGCCACACCTCGGCGCTCGCCAAGGCCGGCAGCACCCCCTACGCCGTGCTGGAGGTCGACGAGCACTACCTCGCGCAGGTGTTGGAGGCGACCGAACCGCACGTGGTCGCGCTGCTCAACCTCTCCCGCGACCAGCTCGACCGCGCCAAGGAGGTCGCCATGATGGCGCAGCTCTGGCGCGCGGCCCTGGTCCGCCACCCCGACGTGCGCGTCATCGCCAACGCCGACGACCCGATGGTGGTCTGGGCGGCCAGCCCACCACCGGCCCACGACCACCGGATCACCCCACCCCAGGTGGTGTGGTTCTCCGCCGGTCAACGCTGGCACGACGACTCGTGGGTCTGCCCCGAGTGCGGTTCGACGATCCAGCGCGCCGAGGGACAGTGGTGGTGCACCGGGTGCCCGCTGCGCCGCCCCGAGCCGCAGTGGACGGTGGAGGACGACGGCGTGGTCGACCCGACCGGCGCCTGGCACCGGGTCAAGCTCCAGCTCCCGGGCAAGGTCAACCTGGGTAACGCGGCGACCGCGCTGGCCGTGGCCGCCGAGTTCGGCGTCCGCCCGGTGGACGCCTCGCTCAAGCTCAAGGACGTCACCTCCGTCGCCGGCCGCTACGCCCAGGTGGAGCGGGACGGGCGCAACATCCGGCTGCTGCTGGCCAAGAATCCGGCCAGTTGGCTGGAGGCGTTCGACATGGCCGACGAGGCGCCGACACTGCTGTCCATCAACGCCCGCGACCCCGACGGGCTGGACACCTCCTGGCTCTTCGACGTCGACTTCGCCCCGCTGCGCGGCCGGCACGTGCTGATCACCGGCGACCGGGCGTACGACCTCGCCGTCCGTCTCGACGTCAACGACGTGCCGTTCCAGCACGTACGCACGTTCGACGAAGCCGTCCGGGCGGTGCCTCCGGGGCGCCTGGAGGTCATCGCGAACTACACCGCGTTCCAGGACATCCGAGCGGAGTTGGACCGTGTCAACTGAGAGCCTGCGTATCGTCTGGGTCTACCCCGACCTGCTGTCCACCTACGGCGACCGGGGCAACGCGCTGATCCTCGCCCGGCGGGCGCAGCAGCGCGGCTTCCCCGTCGAGGTGCTGGAGGTCCGCTCCGACCAGCGGCTGCCCGCGTCGGCCGACATCTACCTGATCGGCGGGGGCGAGGACGGCCCGCAGGCGCTGGGCGCGCAGCGGCTGATCACCGACGGTGGCCTGCACCGCGCCGTCGCGCAGGGCTCCGTGGTGTTCGGGGTGTGCGCCGGCTACCAGTTGCTCGGCGTGTCCTTCTTCGCCAAGGGCACCCGGTGCGCCGGGCTGGAACTGCTCGACATCAGCTCCGACCGCGGGCCCAGCCGGGCGGTCGGCGAGCTGGCCGGCGACGTCGACCCGCGGCTGGGCCTGCCGCCGCTGACCGGCTTCGAGAATCACGGCGGCCGCACCCACCTCGGCCCCGGTGCCGCACCGCTGGCACGGGTCACCGCCGGGGTGGGCAACGACGGGGCGACCGAGGGCGCGTGGCGGGGCAAGCTGCTCGGCACGTACTCGCACGGGCCGGCGCTGGCCCGCAACCCGGCCCTGGCCGACCTGCTGCTGCGCTGGGCCACCGGCGTCCACCAGCTTCCGCCGCTGGACGACACCTGGTCCGACCGGCTCCGGTCCGAGCGCCGCGCCGCGGTGGCCGCCGCCGACCGGGCATGATCCCCGCCGTCCGGCGGCTGCTGCGGCAGCCGTCGGCCGTGCGTTTCGCCGGGCTGCTGCTCCTGCTCGCGATCCTCACCCCGGTGGCGCTGCTGGCGCCCCGGCCGGAGCTGTCGGAGCTGCCGGAGCGGGCCGACCAGCTCGGCGGGTACGCCCCGATGGCCGCGATCGTCGGCGGGGCGCTGTTGCTGGTGGCGCTGGTGCCCCGCACGTTCGTCACACTCGCCTCGGGGGCCATCTTCGGCGCGTGGGAGGGGGCCGCGTACGCCCTGGGGGCCGCGCTGCTCGCGGCGGCGCTGGGCTTCGCGGTGGGCCGGTTGCTCGGGCGCGAGTTCGTGGCCGAGCGGGTCCGGGGGCGGCTGGCCCGGCTGGACGGCTGGTTCGCCCGGCAGAGCGTGCTCGGGGTGATCACCGTGCGGCTGCTGCCGATCTCCGGTTTCGGCATGGTCAGCTACGGCTACGGCACCACCGGGGCGCGGCTGCTGCCGTTCCTCGCCGGCAGCGTGATCGCCTCCGCCCCCACCGCCTTCGGGTACGCGGCGGTGGGGGCGGCGGTCACCACGTCGGGTGACGTCAACTGGTTCGCCGCCGCCCCCGCCGGCCTCGGCGTGATCGCCAGCGCCGTGCTCGTCCACCGCTGGTGGCGCGCCGAGCGCCGCCGCCCCACCCCCACCTGACGCGTACCGTCCTTCGTCTTCGACCCGGCGGTCAGGCGACGACCGAGACCATCCGGCCCGGGACCACGATCACCTTGCGGGGTTCCCGGCCGGCCAGGACGGCGGCGACCGCCTCCAGGGCCGCCGCGCGGACGTCGGCCTCGGCGGCGTCGGCGGGCATCTCGACCCGACCCCGGACCTTGCCGTTGACCTGCACCGGGTACGTCACCGACTCGGCCACCAGCAGCGCCGGGTCGGCGGTCGGGAAGTCCACGTACGTCAGCGAGGTGTCGTGCCCCAGCCGGTGCCACAGTTCCTCGGCGACGTGCGGGGCGAACGGCGCCAGCATCAGCACCAGCGGTTCGGCCACCTCGCGCGGGGTCTGCGACAGCCGGGTCAGCCCGTTGGTCAGCTCGATCAGCTTGGCGATCGCGGTGTTGAACCGGATCGCCTCCATGTCGGCGCGGACCCCGTCGACGACCTTGTGCAGCAGCCGCCGGGTGGCCTCGTCGGCCGGCGCGTCGGTGACCCGCGGCGCGCCGGTCGACTCGTCGACGATCGCCCGCCACACCCGTTGCAGGAACCGGTACGAGCCGACGACCGCCCGGGTCTCCCAGGGGCGGGACACCTCCAGCGGGCCCATCGACATCTCGTACACCCGGAAGGTGTCGGCGCCGTACGCGGCGCACATCTCGTCGGGGGTGACGACGTTCTTCAGCGACTTGCCCATCTTGCCGTACTCGCGGCTGACCTGCGTGTCGCCCAGGTAGTAGCCGCCGTCACGCTCGACGACCTCCTCGGCGGGCACGTACGCGCCGCGTTCGTCGGTGTAGGCGTACGCCTGGATGTAGCCCTGGTTGAACAGCTTGCGGAACGGCTCGAACGACGAGACGTGGCCCAGGTCGTACAGGACCTTGTGCCAGAACCGGGCGTACAGCAGGTGCAGCACGGCGTGTTCGGCGCCGCCGACGTACAGGTCGGTCCCGCCGCAGTCGCCCTCGCCGCGCGGCCCCATCCAGTACGCCTCGTTCTCGGCGTCGACGAACCGGTCCGGGTTGGTCGGGTCCAGGTAGCGCAGCTCGTACCAGCACGAACCGGCCCACTGCGGCATCACGTTGGTCTCGCGGGTGTAGCGCTTCGGCCCGTCGCCCAGGTCCAGCTCCACCTCGACCCAGTCGCGGCGGCGCGACAGCGGGGTCTCCGGGTTGCTGTCGGCGTCGTCCGGTTCGAACGTCTTCGGCGAGAAGTCGGCCACCTCGGGCAGCTCGACGGGCAGCATCGACTCGGGCAGCGCGATCGCCGCTCCGGTCTCGTCGTACACGATGGGGAACGGCTCGCCCCAGTAGCGCTGCCGGGAGAACAGCCAGTCCCGCAGCCGGTAGGTGACCGCCCCGCTGCCGTGTCCCTCGGCCTCCAGCCACCCGATGATGCGGGCCTTCGCGTCGGCCACCTCCAGGCCGTCCAGGTTCAGGCCGCGCTCGGGTGCGGCGCTGTTGACCGCCGGGCCGTCACCGGTGTACGCCTTGCCGGCGAAGCCCTCCGGCGGCTGCACCGTGCGCACGATGGGCAGGTCGAACACCTCGGCGAAGGCCCAGTCCCGCTCGTCCTGTGCCGGCACCGCCATGATCGCGCCGGTGCCGTAGCCGGCCAGCACGTAGTCGGCGATGAAGATCGGGATCTCGGTGTCGGTGACCGGGTTGACGGCGTACGCGCCGATGAAGACGCCGGTCTTGTCCTTCGTGTCGGCCTGCCGCTCGACGTCGGTCTTGGCCGCCGCCGCCTTGCGGTACGCCTCCACCGCCGCCCGCGGGCTGGCGTGCCCGCCGGTCCAGGCGTCCCGCGTACCGTCCGGCCAGGCCGCCGGCACCAGCGCGTCGACCAGCTCGTGTTCGGGAGCCAGCACCATGTAGGTGGCGCCGAAGATCGTGTCGGGGCGGGTGGTGAACACCCGGACGGGGGCGACGCTCGTCGCGAAGTCGATGTGCGCGCCCTGCGAACGGCCGATCCAGTTGCGCTGCATCAGCTTGATCGGTTCCGGCCAGTCCAGGGTGTCCAGGTCGTCCAGCAGCCGGTCCGCGTACGCGGTGATCCGCATCATCCACTGCTTCAGGTTCCGCTTGAAGACGGGGAAGTTGCCCCGCTCCGAACGGCCGTCGGCGGTGACCTCCTCGTTGGCCAGCACGGTGCCCAGCCCCGGGCACCAGTTCACCGGGGCCTGCGAGACGTACGCCAGCCGGTGGTCGTCGACGACCGCCCGGCGCTCGGCGACGGTCAGCGCGGCCCAGGGGCGGCCGTCGGGGGTGGGCCGGTTCCCGCCCTCGAACTCGGCGATCAGCTCGGCGATCGGCCGGGCCCGCTTCGCGTCCGGGTCGTACCACGAGTTGAACACCTGCAGGAAGACCCACTGGGTCCAGCGGTAGAAGTCGGTGTCGATGGTGGCCACCGAACGGCGCTCGTCGTGGGCCAGGCCCAGCCGGCGCAGCTGCTCCCGGTACCGGCCGATGTTCGCCTCGGTGGTGGTGCGCGGGTGGGTGCCGGTCTGCACCGCGTACTGCTCGGCGGGCAGGCCGAACGCGTCGAAGCCCATCGCGTGCAGCACGTTGCGGCCCGCCATCCGCTGGTAGCGGGCGAAGCAGTCGGTGCCGATGTAGCCCAGCGGGTGCCCGACGTGCAGGCCGGCGCCCGACGGATAGGGGAACATGTCCAGCACGTACAGCTTCTCCGCGCCGGCGCGCGGGTGACCGGGGTCGGCCAGCGGGCCGGTCGGGTTCGGGGCGTGGAAGGTGCCCTCGCGTTCCCAGGTGTCCTGCCAGCGGCGTTCGATCTCGTCGGCCATCGCCGCCGTGTAGCGGTACGGGGGAATCTCGCTCTGCTCGCTCATGCCGGCGCTCCGCTGCGCTCCGCGCCGACATGAGGCACCACCGCACTGATCCTGATGATTCGCTCGCTCTGCTCGCTCATGGCCTCTCCTCGCGTGGCTCGGCGGAGTCTCTCGCTGGCTGGTCCCGTGCTCACCGCCCGGCGGGGCGGACGACCACCCGCGGGCACGAAAAAGCCCCTCACGCATGAGGGGCCGCCGTGCTGTCGCGCTCAGCGCATCAGCACGGCCCGGTAAGAAGCAGGAAGACTCCGGCCATGCACGGCAGTGTACCGTGCCGGCGGCTTGCGGATGTCGCCACCGTCAGGTGGGACGGTCGGGGCGGCCCGGCCGGTCCCCTCCCCCGGCGACCGGCGGCCCGTCGTGGTCGTGGTCGTGGTCGTGGAACAGGGTGCCGGCCGCCAGCGGGGCACCCGCCCGGTACGCCGCCCGGGCCAGGGCGTAGCCGCCGACCGGGGCGGTGAACAGTTGCAGCCCGACGGCCACCAGCACCACCACGGCGGTGCGTACCCCCGGCATCAGCAGCAGCACCCCGAGCAGCACGCAGACCAGGCCCAGGCTCGCCGCCTTCGCCACGGCGTTCATCCTGTTGTAGACGTCCGGCAGCCGGACCAGGCCCACGGCGCTGATGGCCACCAGCAGCACGCCGACCCCCAGCAGGGCCGTCCCCGCCACGACCCGGATCACCGCTGCTCCCGGTGCACGAGCCGGGCCAGGGCGACCGTGGCCAGGAAGCTGACCAGTGTGCCGGTGAGCACGAGGTCGAGCAGGTTCGGCTGGTCCAACCGGACGGCGAGCACCGCCACGGCCGCCAGGAAGACGAAGAAGCCGAGGTCGAGGGCCGCCGCCCGGTCGGCGTCGGTCGGACCGGCCACCAGTCGGCCGACGACCACCACCATGGCGGACGCGAGCACCAGCAGCGCCACGTCGAGCAGGATCGTCATCGTTCACCTCCATTACGGTTCGCGCCGCCGATAGGGTGCGCGCCGCCGACGGGGCGCAACGCCGCCAACAGGTACCCCTCCAACTCGGCCAACTGCCGGCGGAACGTCTCCGCGTCGCCGGCGTGCATGCCGTGCACGGACAACGCAGGCGGATCCCGGTGCACCCCCACGGTCAGGGTGCCGGGGGTGAGGCTCACCGCCAGGGCCATGGCCGCCACCTCGGTGTCCGTCCCGGCGCGCAGCGGCACCCGCACGATCGCCGGGCACAGCGCGTGGCCGGGGGTCAGGATCTCCCGCGCCACCACCAGATTCGCCTGCACCAGCCGGACGGTGAAGAAGCCGGCGAAGCGCAGGATCCGCCCGGTTCGCCACACCACCCGCCGGGGCAGCCCGGCCCGAGGGCTCATCGTCCCGTCACCGCCCGTACGTAGCCGTCCGGGTCGAGCAGGCCGGCCGCCGCCGCGTCGGCCACGTCCAGCAGCGGCTGCGCGACCAGCCCCGCGACCAACGACAGTCCGGCCAACACCAGCGGCGCGACCACCAGCCGCTGCCCGGTCCACTCCGCCGACGTCGGCGCCTCGGGCGGGTCACCGGCGAACAAGGCGCTCCAGATCTTGAGCATGGACAGCAGGGTGATGAGGCTGACCAGCACCGCCACCGTCACGGCGAGCCACTGCCCGGCCTCGGTGGCAGCCCGCAGCAGCACGAACTTGGCCAGGAAACCGCTGTACGGGGGCAGACCGGCCAGGGACAGGGCCGCCCAGGCGAACGCCAGGGCCAGCATGGGCCGGGCCACGTAGAGCCCACCCGGCCCGTCGAGCCGGTCGGAGCCCCGGGAGGCCCGCACCGCCGCCGCGCACAGGAACAGCGCGGCCTTCACCACGATGTACTGGGCCAGGTAGTACACGGCCGCCGCCAGGCTCGCGGCGGTGAACAGGGCGAGCCCGAGCAGCACGTACCCGATCTGGCTGACCATGTGGAACGACAGGATGCGGCGCATCGAGTTCTCGCCGACCGCGCCGAGCACACCCACCACCATGGAGGTCAACGCCACCGCGCCGAGCAGCACGTGGTAGGTGGGGTCGCCGTCGTAGACCACCGCGAAGATCCGGATGACCGCGTACAGGCCGACCTTGGTGAGCAGGCCGGAGAACAGCGCCACCACCACCGGCGAGGCGGCCGGATAGGTGCGGGGCAGCCAGTCGTGCAGCGGCACGAACGCACTCTTGATCGCCAGGGCCACCAGGACCACACCGCCGGCCGCCGCGACCATCGGGTCGTCCCGGGCCGCACCGGCGAGATCCCCCAGGCCGACCACTCCGGTCACCCCGTAGACCAGGCCCACGCCGGCCAGCAGGATCGTGGAGCCGAGCAGGTTCGTGGCGACGTACACCCGGCCGGCGGACGTGCGCCGCGTCCCGCCGGCCAGGCCGAGCAGCACGTACGACGGCACCAGCATGACCTCGATCAGCACGAACAGGTTGAACAGGTCGGTGGTGAGGAACGCGCCGTACGCCCCGGCGGAGAGCACCAGCGCCAGCGGGAGCAGGTACGGCTGGCGGTCCTCCCCGGTGGCGGCGGCCGAGACGAGGCAGCCGAGCACCACCAGCGCGGCCACCGTGACCAGCAGGGCGCTGAGCGGATCGGCGGCCAGGCTGATGGCGACGACAGGCGGCCACCCGCCGGCCCGGAGCACCGGCACGGCACCGCCACGGGTGGCCGCCAGGAGCACCCCACCCGTGACCAGCACCGCGATCGTCACGGTGGAGGCGGCCACCCGGTGCAGCACCGGCCGACGCGGCGCCGCGAGCAGGACGCCGGCGGCCAGCAGTGGCCCGGCCACCGGCAGCAGCAGGACCAACGCGATCACGGTCGACCTCCGCCGGTTCCCGCGTCGGTCCCGTCGTGACGAGACGCGGGGCCCGGTTCGGGGCCACCACCAGCGGCGGTCCGGGGGGCACCGTCCGCGGCAGGGGGCGCCCCGGTCCCCGGCCCCCGGGGACTGTCGGCGTCGGACCCCGGCCCCCGGGGACTGTCGGCGTCGGGTCCCGGTCCTCGCGGGCGGCCGGCGCTCGGCCCCGGTCCTCCGGGACCGTCGGCGTGCGGCCCGGGGGCCGCTGGATCACGGCGGAGGAGCCCGAGCAGGTGCACGGTGATCCCGAAG
Protein-coding regions in this window:
- a CDS encoding septum formation initiator family protein, yielding MDVNKRERREFAGVPRAPRSGGRTAAQRTTRAGGGTPHADRMNRLEETRARGAHEYLTQGSAALRPVEKAGAAEQANPPRLRVAPPPPVKAPRAPFAALVVVLVVGGVLGILAVNTKINENAFRLEKLQQQQARLDVEQQQLKKQIAEAEAPGNLAAEARRLGLVESGEPAYIRLPDGKVIGVPQPADGQPSVTSQQGAEG
- the rsmH gene encoding 16S rRNA (cytosine(1402)-N(4))-methyltransferase RsmH, producing the protein MGELRGTHVPVLLERCLELLAPALGRGDRTVHVDATLGLAGHAEAVLERHPSTLLIGLDRDTEALAHARVRLARFADRVHLEHAVYDELPDVLARLGYPGIDGILFDLGVSSLQLDAPDRGFAYAQDAPLDMRMDQTRGVTAEEVVNTYGHPELARVLRVYGEEKFAGRIASAIIRDRERVRITSSARLAELVREAIPAPARRTGGHPAKRTFQALRIEVNRELAVLETALPAALDALTVGGRLVVLSYHSLEDRLTKQALADRVRSKGPVDLPVELPGSGPTFRLLSRGAELAGEAEVAANPRAASVRLRAAERLDPEERQQGRADRERYRRRATTTQEPGAGSAVTPARGSRRMPRDGTGTDEEGEGYGRQQA
- the mraZ gene encoding division/cell wall cluster transcriptional repressor MraZ; the protein is MFLGTHTPRLDDKGRLILPAKFRDELAGGVVITKGQERCLYVFPTPEFQRIAEQLRAQPMTHKAARAYSRVFFASAHDEVPDKQGRVTIPAHLRTYAALERELVVIGASTRVEIWDRAAWDNYLAESEDDFADISEGVLPGGL
- a CDS encoding MurT ligase domain-containing protein, producing MPLRAKVASSVSRTAAALSRAAGRGDGSVIGGWIGLKIDPDLLAHLAAGRAIALISGTNGKTTTTRLAAAAVGVLGRVATNSFGANMPTGHTSALAKAGSTPYAVLEVDEHYLAQVLEATEPHVVALLNLSRDQLDRAKEVAMMAQLWRAALVRHPDVRVIANADDPMVVWAASPPPAHDHRITPPQVVWFSAGQRWHDDSWVCPECGSTIQRAEGQWWCTGCPLRRPEPQWTVEDDGVVDPTGAWHRVKLQLPGKVNLGNAATALAVAAEFGVRPVDASLKLKDVTSVAGRYAQVERDGRNIRLLLAKNPASWLEAFDMADEAPTLLSINARDPDGLDTSWLFDVDFAPLRGRHVLITGDRAYDLAVRLDVNDVPFQHVRTFDEAVRAVPPGRLEVIANYTAFQDIRAELDRVN
- a CDS encoding type 1 glutamine amidotransferase; this translates as MSTESLRIVWVYPDLLSTYGDRGNALILARRAQQRGFPVEVLEVRSDQRLPASADIYLIGGGEDGPQALGAQRLITDGGLHRAVAQGSVVFGVCAGYQLLGVSFFAKGTRCAGLELLDISSDRGPSRAVGELAGDVDPRLGLPPLTGFENHGGRTHLGPGAAPLARVTAGVGNDGATEGAWRGKLLGTYSHGPALARNPALADLLLRWATGVHQLPPLDDTWSDRLRSERRAAVAAADRA
- a CDS encoding TVP38/TMEM64 family protein: MIPAVRRLLRQPSAVRFAGLLLLLAILTPVALLAPRPELSELPERADQLGGYAPMAAIVGGALLLVALVPRTFVTLASGAIFGAWEGAAYALGAALLAAALGFAVGRLLGREFVAERVRGRLARLDGWFARQSVLGVITVRLLPISGFGMVSYGYGTTGARLLPFLAGSVIASAPTAFGYAAVGAAVTTSGDVNWFAAAPAGLGVIASAVLVHRWWRAERRRPTPT
- the leuS gene encoding leucine--tRNA ligase produces the protein MSEQSEIPPYRYTAAMADEIERRWQDTWEREGTFHAPNPTGPLADPGHPRAGAEKLYVLDMFPYPSGAGLHVGHPLGYIGTDCFARYQRMAGRNVLHAMGFDAFGLPAEQYAVQTGTHPRTTTEANIGRYREQLRRLGLAHDERRSVATIDTDFYRWTQWVFLQVFNSWYDPDAKRARPIAELIAEFEGGNRPTPDGRPWAALTVAERRAVVDDHRLAYVSQAPVNWCPGLGTVLANEEVTADGRSERGNFPVFKRNLKQWMMRITAYADRLLDDLDTLDWPEPIKLMQRNWIGRSQGAHIDFATSVAPVRVFTTRPDTIFGATYMVLAPEHELVDALVPAAWPDGTRDAWTGGHASPRAAVEAYRKAAAAKTDVERQADTKDKTGVFIGAYAVNPVTDTEIPIFIADYVLAGYGTGAIMAVPAQDERDWAFAEVFDLPIVRTVQPPEGFAGKAYTGDGPAVNSAAPERGLNLDGLEVADAKARIIGWLEAEGHGSGAVTYRLRDWLFSRQRYWGEPFPIVYDETGAAIALPESMLPVELPEVADFSPKTFEPDDADSNPETPLSRRRDWVEVELDLGDGPKRYTRETNVMPQWAGSCWYELRYLDPTNPDRFVDAENEAYWMGPRGEGDCGGTDLYVGGAEHAVLHLLYARFWHKVLYDLGHVSSFEPFRKLFNQGYIQAYAYTDERGAYVPAEEVVERDGGYYLGDTQVSREYGKMGKSLKNVVTPDEMCAAYGADTFRVYEMSMGPLEVSRPWETRAVVGSYRFLQRVWRAIVDESTGAPRVTDAPADEATRRLLHKVVDGVRADMEAIRFNTAIAKLIELTNGLTRLSQTPREVAEPLVLMLAPFAPHVAEELWHRLGHDTSLTYVDFPTADPALLVAESVTYPVQVNGKVRGRVEMPADAAEADVRAAALEAVAAVLAGREPRKVIVVPGRMVSVVA
- the mnhG gene encoding monovalent cation/H(+) antiporter subunit G, which produces MIRVVAGTALLGVGVLLVAISAVGLVRLPDVYNRMNAVAKAASLGLVCVLLGVLLLMPGVRTAVVVLVAVGLQLFTAPVGGYALARAAYRAGAPLAAGTLFHDHDHDHDGPPVAGGGDRPGRPDRPT
- a CDS encoding monovalent cation/H+ antiporter complex subunit F — translated: MTILLDVALLVLASAMVVVVGRLVAGPTDADRAAALDLGFFVFLAAVAVLAVRLDQPNLLDLVLTGTLVSFLATVALARLVHREQR
- a CDS encoding Na+/H+ antiporter subunit E, encoding MSPRAGLPRRVVWRTGRILRFAGFFTVRLVQANLVVAREILTPGHALCPAIVRVPLRAGTDTEVAAMALAVSLTPGTLTVGVHRDPPALSVHGMHAGDAETFRRQLAELEGYLLAALRPVGGAHPIGGANRNGGER